The following are encoded together in the Oncorhynchus kisutch isolate 150728-3 linkage group LG8, Okis_V2, whole genome shotgun sequence genome:
- the arl14ep gene encoding ARL14 effector protein, translating into MPVTCAVNGCTNKFIKGSEIRFYRFPISKPQLANQWVQSLGMKNFIPTPNTCLCSEHFNPDCFRDYNGKQFLREDAVPTIFGADSSKPELRKRGMMTKDTNAANRFGAPSDRERAKTLEKSKVKEKRHSTRDTGKGRGDGKKRGGGRGGISSNTDRPTIGAKSKVYDNKGRLLSCGKDMCDCLDADCMGCFYPCPECSSRRCGVECRCDRKWLYEQVEVEGGEIIRNKYAG; encoded by the exons ATGCCTGTCACCTGTGCAGTAAACGGCTGCACCAACAAGTTTATCAAAGGGTCAGAAATACGATTTTACAG GTTCCCCATCAGTAAGCCTCAGCTTGCCAACCAATGGGTACAAAGTTTGGGGATGAAAAACTTCATCCCTACACCTAACACTTGCCTCTGCTCAGAACATTTTAACCCAGATTGTTTCCGAGACTACAATGGCAAACAGTTTCTTAGGGAAGATGCCGTGCCCACCATTTTCGGTGCTGATTCATCGAAG CCTGAATTACGGAAAAGGGGTATGATGACCAAGGACACAAATGCGGCTAACCGCTTCGGTGCACCGTCAGACCGGGAGAGGGCTAAGACGCTGGAGAAGAGCAAGGTCAAGGAGAAACGACATAGTACCCGGGATACTGGCAAG GGAAGAGGTGATGGCAAAAAACGAGGTGGAGGACGAGGAGGAATCTCCTCCAACACTGACCG ACCGACTATTGGTGCGAAGAGCAAAGTGTATGACAACAAAGGCCGCCTGCTCTCCTGTGGCAAGGACATGTGTGACTGCCTGGACGCGGACTGCATGGGCTGCTTCTACCCCTGCCCTGAGTGTAGCTCCCGCAGGTGTGGCGTGGAGTGCCGCTGTGACCGCAAGTGGCTCTACGAGCAGGTtgaggtggaggggggagagatcaTCCGCAACAAGTACGCTGGCTAG